The Zingiber officinale cultivar Zhangliang chromosome 2A, Zo_v1.1, whole genome shotgun sequence genomic sequence cctggtgaatgaagtcatACAGTtaaaaagtcctagtaagtgaagccagacaattgggaagtcctaatgagtaaagTTAGGTAGTGAGAAAAcactaatgagtgaagctaggtgaaaatattctaatgagtgaagctaggtggagaaaaatcttaGAGAGTGAAGTTAGACATTGAAAAGTCTAGGTAAGGTTAATATGACACTTGGTGtttggaagtctaagtaggttatGGAGAATCAGACACTTGACATGAGAAGAAAAGTCAATATGAGTtaaaggttgatcagacacctgATATTTAAGGTTGATCAGATACCTGATatttagaagtccaagtgggtcatgaaggaccaGACACTTAGCACGTGACAAAAATTCTAGgtgagtcaaaggttgaccgaacatttggtgtttagaagtccaagtggatcatagagtactagacacttggcacgaggagaaaagtctaagtgagtcaaaggattgatcgaacacttggtggaaaagtcctaataggtcacaGTACCTAATATTGGGCAAGAGAACCCTGGACTTAGATTAAGCAAGTTAAGGTTGGACAATTGTTTGACCCTAAACTAATCGATTTAGTAATCGATTAGGAGGTTTTTGCGAGTACACAGAAAGGGcccgaatcgattggtcaatcgattgaaccgATCGATTAGGGCCAAGAGATTCATGAAGAGAAATTCATGAAAATAAGGCTAAATCAATtggcccaatcgattcagccactACTAATCGATTGGGTCAATTGATTAGGCAGTGTTTTATTGCGAGAAGGCTTAATCGATTATGCTAATCAATTCAGACCTTTTTGTAAGTAAACGGAGAGTGGCATAATTGATTGGATAATCAATTAAGACTATCTAAATCgattaagatttaaaaaaaaagagtcaTTTTACAGGTGTTGGACGGTCAGATgaagtggcaatcgattggggaaaagctgaatcgattgggagacATCAAAGAATCTTAGGAAAGTGTTTTCATGGATATTTCATAGAAAAATTCTCGCTCACAACAACTCAACCATGCACAGCAAGTTCTTGGAGACTTAGAGTGAAGTGTTGGTGCATTTCTAAGTTAATCAAGAGGTGGTTCAAGCAAGAAGAGAGCATGCTAGGATTTCATCGTTGTGATtttgtaagatttcatttgtattagcttctcatcctcttcttcttgtatttcttcatgtgtgagcttgtacgaggcttctctgcctccagaTTGTTTCTGAGAAGGAGTTCTTTCAAAGTATATGTGTGAGAGAGTGTCAGATCTTTGGAGTAGTTATCTcgttgaggtgaataccaagtaaatcctcgtgttagcATCTAGAGTTGTTCGCTTCGAGTATGCCGCTGCAAGATCATCTTTGTTGAAGCAAGCGAGATATTCAACCCCCTTAGCTCCCCTTGGCCCCAACCCATCTTAGGTTGTGGAGTAAGAGTTgtgtctttaaattaaaaaaattattcatattATCATGTATTTTCCTTTCTCTTTCCTCTTTCTCTACATATTTATCATTATACATCCACATGTGTACTTACTGCTCATCATTATTTGAATTGTGTGTTTTTGCAAGAGTTTGAGAGTGTTTATTCACCACCTCTCCTCCAGGCAAGGAATTTGATCCAACACATGATATCATAACAATGTTCTAGCATATAAATTAGCATTTAAGTAATGGTTATGTTATATGCGAGAGGATCAATCCaccattaaaaataaataaatttgctatcttCACGACCCATAGTGTCGGCCCCATATCAATCCACCATAAAGTCTCTATATTTGATGATGTAAATCTTACCCATGTCTAGAATATAGTATACATTACGGGGAAATTGAATATTTTGAATGACCCAAAGGAAGAGTTTAAGATATTGATGgataaaaaatgataaataaataaactcaaATATATAGCGTGGATAAATAAAGAAGAAATTCTAAGCGAGTGCAAAACCAAATCACCTTGCATATAGACTTCCCATAGAAGAATTAAGCAAGGTGGAACCAATGGTATTATATCATACCGAAATTTTTTATATACCATTAAATCGGTATGGTTCAGTATATTTCGATACGGTATGTGCGGTATatcaaaattttagtatttttctCCATCCCTAGACTTGAGCTTGAATTtcaatatttgatcaatatatgaaagagaagttaagtaggtcaaagaagttgactggacacttggtgatcggaagttcAATGAGAAGGTTGgcaagaagaaagtccaagtgggtcaaggatgaccgaacacttggtgaccAAAAGTCCAACGGAAAAGTTAGCAagaggaaagttcaagtgggtcaaggaggactggacacttgacCAAAAGTCCAAGGGGAAGGTTGGTAAGAGGAAAGTCAAAGTATGTCAAAGGTTAATTAGACACTTAATAATTGGAAGTCCAatgggaaggttggcaagagaaaatccaagtgggtcgaggagaACCAAACACTTAGTAAAGAAGCCCTAATATGTCAAGCTTGACCAGATGTTAGACAATGAGAAATCCCAACATGTCACAGATGACTGGATGTTGGGCAAAGAAAGTCTTGATAGGTCAAGATCAATCAAATACCATGCAAGACACGAATTTAGCCTTGAAATGGTTGAATTTAGGGTTACCTGATCGATTGGTGAGAGGTAGCAATCGATTAGTGCACCCTAAACTAGATTCAAAGTTTATGATTGAGCAATCGATTGAGATAATTGATTGACCCAAAGCAATCAATTGAGTCAATCTATTGAGAGCTTATTTTAGGAGTATAGTAGGGCTGGAATTAGTTGAGGCAATCGATTGCCAGAAGTTTCTTAAGGAAATAAAAGTCCGCTGAATCGATTCAGCTTTGTTAATCAATTGAGCTAATCGATTGGCAGTGCTTTCTCGAGAAAACAGAAGACTTCATAATCAATTAAGTTAATCGATTGGAATATGGTAATCGATTGTTATGATTCACGAATCAATTAGTATGACTCACCAATTGATTAGTCAAGTAAAAAAAACATTCTATAGGTTGAAAGGTCAGATCTGAtatgccaatcgattggggtaagaccaatcaattgggagacGTTGGTTAGCTCAAAAGCAACCCTAGAAAAGGGAGTATCATGAAAATTTTGATGTTGCTAGTTCTTGAGGGGTTAGAGGTGGAGTGATATTGCATTTTCAATCATCAAGAGGCTATCCAAAGCAATAAACAAGCATCTAAAAGCAAAGATCTCATGTGTAAAGTTTGTTTATCTTCATTTGCTTGTGTATTGTCTTTCTTATTGTATTCTTGTGCAAAAGTTTCTAAGAGGATTCTCCGTCTCCGGAAGATTTCCTAAAAGAAGAAAGTTCATAGTAGAAGTTGTGAGCGAGGAGTGGATAATTGGATTAGTCATCTTAAGGAGAtggatataaaataaaataagtagtaCATATAACATCCAAATTAATTGAAGTTTTCGCTACACATTCAATTCAATGATAAATACAAAGCAAAGCCAAATCAACAACTATAATATTCATTAGTTATTAAATAACTCCTATATTATTATAACAACTACTTAATAAAtactataataattttaaagtgattttaacaATATTGAAGtgatttaacttttttttttttagaaaaaggtGTCCTTGATTTTTGGACCATTTGATAATTTTTGAGGTTTAGACAAACTATATAATTAAGTGTATTGGATGGAGTACAATAAGTTGGACAAGTTGatcaaattaattagctaaaaaaATTGGTGAAATAATTAaacctggtgagttaagccactAAGGATATCTTAAATAGCATGATATAAATCAAGTATAATAAATGAGGGAGACAAtggattagaaaattaaaaacataGCATATGAGTTAAATGTAAAATATCAATTCATCATATCTTTTCAAATGAAAGcgatcaaatttaaaaaaaaaaaatatagttcagtCAATTTATCATTCTATTTCATTCTCCCTGTTTCGTTCAAGTTTTCTTTATtgtcattttgttttattccCTCTTATTAAACAATTTAAACATTAGTTCATATTCCACTAAactttttaacaaataaaaatgtatatttaGAAGAAAAGCTACTTCTACTATAGTTCTAAATTACAGTTTTAAATTCTAACTTCTTAATAAATTATAGTTCTAAGTTTAGCCAActataattttaaattctaaactaatgACATCTATTATAGTTTTAAATCATCATATATTATAACcccatttaatatttttaaatttgaaattataatATATTGGTGCATAGGATGGGTATTAGAGTTATCAATTTGGATAAATCGGATCGAGtggattagattttttttttaaaaaaaaaaatcctaattctAAAATTTCTAAACCCGAATCCAAATTCAACCAACCCAAATCAGACCTAAATAACCCCGATTCAAATGACTTGAacattttttctataatttttcatttttatcttaatattatatcattatcatactaacattgatattaatatacataaaaatataagttttaaaacaaaatttaatttaaccctAAAATACCCATTAAAGCCTAAATTAGGATAAACCTGGGTCAACTTGAATTTAatccgaaaatttttaatttgaaaactcTCCAACCTGAATTCAACCCGAATTTAATAATTCTAAATCcgaatatgatatatatatatatatatatatatatatatatatatatatatatatatatatatatatataaaatctaaaatatggacatttcattttattttataggTCTCAAGGTCAATTTTTAATAGGTGTGAAAATATCTGTCTCATCTTTTCCATATAAAAGGCTATTATATTTGGTAAAGTTATCCATGGTTTATCTAGTATAGTCCCATCCCAAAAAAAGCCGCACACCTTGCTACTACTTTAGTCAAATATCTTCAATGTGTGGTATTTTGGAGAAAAATAATTACAAGGTGGAACAGATAGAGTATTTTGGATAGAAATTTATAGGTgagtattattttatatatatatatatatatatttaaagtgGGAGATGAAGAGAGGTTTTTCTTTTCTGTcgataatatatttatataattttgatttataaattcaatgcaataaaaattatattttatagtaTTTGAATGATGTCGCATTAAATTAGAAGGTTTAATGGACGGGCAGGATCGTACATAATGGGAGAAGAAGGAATCTTGTCCATCGGTGTCTGGCCTCCACCGAGACTGGCGGTGCTCCGCGGTGAGCCTCACCTCTTCGCGCTCTATAAATGGCGCATTCCTGCTCTGCCCTCCCTGCGATTGATTCTGGTCCACCCTCTAGCGAGTAGCTGAGTCTCAGTGGAAGCAGAAGCGATGGCGAGCTCCACGATGCCCACCGTGACAGCGCGGTGCTTGCCGCCCTCCACCGAAACTAGGAAGACGCGAATGCACCGTCTCATCGAGGACGAGGGCATCGTGCTAATGCCGGGGATCTTCGACGCCCTCTCCGCCTCCGTGCTCCAGGCCTTGGGCTTCAAGGCCGGCTTCGTCTCTGGCTACGCCGTTTCCGCCTCCCGTCTTGGCATGCCCGACATCGGCCTCCTCACGTACGCCTCTTCGCTTGCTTCGATGAGTGCTAGTATTGCTCTTCTGAAATCAATATActtcttttttattatttctatttttgaaaatccaGGCCGCCGGAGATGGCCGACGCTGCCCGGGCAATTTGCGCTGCCGCTCCTAATGTTGCATTTATTGTTGACGCCGGTAATGATCTTTTCCTCCCCATTTGCCCTTTGGCCCTCTTTGACAAAAGTAATTAATGAACTATGAGATAGAGAAAAATAGTGATGATCTATGTTGGCGCAAACTATTGTGAAAATTAACAATCGTCCAAAGGAAGTGTCTCTTTCAAACATtttagagaaagagagagagagatcatTTCACTGAACTGTAATTTGAAACATTGACTCTGTTTTACCTGCCCTTCTGCTGCTGAAAAAGAAACCTGAACATTTCCAATACAACAGAGCAACAACAGTGTTACATAGATGTGAGAATTGAGGGAGATGGCATTGCTCAGGAGGACCAAATTGTTATCATAGTAATCGGCAGTAATATTCAATCAATAATGGCCATAACTTCAGAATTTTCTGTTTCATAAATATTTGAATAACCATATGAATTGAGGATGGTGAAATTTTTCATTCATATAACACCGCAAAACATTTAAGAACAAGCCTGGCAATTAGTTCATGTTAAGAGTTGAGTGGAATTTTCATTTAAGCATAATCAAATGACCCCAATAGATCATTGTGTGAAAGCTATGGAGATGGCTAAAATAAAAAACTTGGTATTGAATCCAAGTCTTTCATTTTTCTTGACTCATTTTTGTTTAGGGCAGAAAGGATCCAAGTCTTTCACTAACAAGATATACATATAGATAATTTATAAGTTTATCCTTTGTAAGACTAATTTCTCATAATGATTCTGTGGTTTTCCTGCTTCCTTATACTGGAATGCTTCCTTAATATGTGCATATGAACACTTGGTTGATGATTTTGGGGATTTGATTATTCCAGACACAGGAGGTGGTAATGCACTAAACGTTCAGCGGACTGTTAAAGACATAATTGGTACTGGTGCTGCTGGTTTGTTCCTTGAGGTAAATGAATAATTCTTTCTCCCTTCAAACTGAAAATTGCAGGTGGTCTCGAACTGTAGACCTAACTTATTCTCTCTCCTTTTGCTTCAATTTTAGGATCAAGTTTGGCCAAAGAAGTGTGGTAAGAGAGCAATTATGTTCCTTTAATACCAGATGTCTTCAGTTTTACCATTATTGTCTCACTCTAGCAGAATTTATTTTCTAGTAAAAATATGTCTAATGCAATTTTATTTTCTGTTCCTATGTCAATCAGGACATATGCAAGGAAAACAGGTAACTTGCCACATAATATCTCTGTTTCATGTTGAATTTTTTCATTTGAGTTAATGATTGCTACTTGAGTACTTATCCCTGATGCCTAAGTAGTTTGGTTAACGAAGTAAAATTGCTAAATggtttcatagctgctacaaaGCATTAAGTACTATTGTTTTTCTAAGGTGATACCAGCTGAAGAACATGCAGCAAAAATAGCCGCTGCACGAGAAGCGATCGGTGATGCTGACTTCTTTCTTATTGCGCGGACGGATGCTCGTGCAACTTCTGGGGGTCTGAATGAAGCCATTAAACGGGCAAACCTCTACATTGAGGTAAATGGTGCATTTGTGACACATTTACTTTTTGGTTTCACAAAAATTTAGAACCATGATTCATAAAGCGACTGACTTTCAACTTTCCTTGATGTTGTGCAGGCAGGAGCAGATGCCTGCTTCGTCGAGGCGCCTCGAAGTGACGACGAACTGAGAGAGGTCTGCAAGAGTACCAAGGGTTTAAGAGCAGCAAACATGCTTGAAGGGGG encodes the following:
- the LOC122041952 gene encoding carboxyvinyl-carboxyphosphonate phosphorylmutase, chloroplastic-like yields the protein MASSTMPTVTARCLPPSTETRKTRMHRLIEDEGIVLMPGIFDALSASVLQALGFKAGFVSGYAVSASRLGMPDIGLLTPPEMADAARAICAAAPNVAFIVDADTGGGNALNVQRTVKDIIGTGAAGLFLEDQVWPKKCGHMQGKQVIPAEEHAAKIAAAREAIGDADFFLIARTDARATSGGLNEAIKRANLYIEAGADACFVEAPRSDDELREVCKSTKGLRAANMLEGGFTPLHTPQELKEMGFHLIVHSTTAVYASARALLDILKVMKKDGTSRDNLHKLTTFEEFNSLIGLKKYNETGARFEKFKVPSN